The following coding sequences are from one Desulfovibrio desulfuricans DSM 642 window:
- a CDS encoding DUF4427 domain-containing protein, with amino-acid sequence MLNNFRYDLSDWLIHFFRDVDLDSDSGIEMPEHIGWNNLFEYDNKPIAAFFLLRCALRQQRVWATWSYRKDVRTIYGETPAVCFTDMPVAAFFEAAEVRQARGEHISPYAIVINKNQLAQIGALPVIYGLSQPPNITTMSNGARILDEECLPHREQYRYVSYNPFPQYPIDWTHEREWRWPYNGCLEEYNNQMQDTGILDSFENMPALDLLNQNISGMGIVVSNMREAQLLSYDLLTLIDRKVINRHKYQFILSLDRIDSPVTLRDPQGLNQAISQALIDPLAGLEVDRPTVISHQKLLEEEAYKINHATIPEKGERGKAWLWLYNGAHPFARSMKACGRIIVNNDGRYLVPIYEFSDMCNLRQQEEMTQRLAKILNAQLGIDCGYFSVLGHENPDYVPFYCNAPLENDFVYNKNW; translated from the coding sequence ATGTTGAATAATTTTCGCTATGACCTTTCAGATTGGTTAATTCATTTTTTTAGAGATGTTGACTTAGACTCTGACAGTGGAATTGAAATGCCTGAGCATATCGGTTGGAATAATTTATTTGAATACGACAACAAGCCTATAGCAGCCTTTTTTCTTTTGCGATGTGCACTTCGCCAACAAAGGGTATGGGCGACTTGGTCATATAGAAAGGATGTCAGAACAATTTATGGAGAAACTCCTGCTGTGTGCTTTACTGACATGCCTGTAGCTGCTTTTTTTGAAGCAGCAGAAGTAAGACAAGCGAGAGGGGAGCATATCAGTCCATATGCGATTGTTATCAATAAAAATCAACTAGCCCAGATAGGTGCTCTACCTGTTATTTATGGACTTAGCCAACCACCCAATATAACGACTATGTCTAATGGAGCTAGAATCCTCGATGAGGAGTGTTTGCCTCACAGAGAACAGTATCGATATGTTTCTTACAACCCATTTCCCCAATATCCTATTGATTGGACGCATGAACGTGAGTGGCGTTGGCCATACAATGGTTGCCTTGAAGAGTATAACAATCAAATGCAAGACACAGGCATATTAGACTCTTTTGAGAACATGCCTGCGTTAGACCTCTTGAATCAAAACATATCTGGAATGGGTATCGTTGTAAGCAATATGCGTGAGGCCCAGCTACTCTCTTATGACTTGCTCACGCTCATAGATAGAAAAGTTATTAATCGGCATAAATACCAGTTTATTCTTTCTTTGGACAGGATCGATTCGCCAGTTACTTTGCGAGACCCACAGGGGCTGAACCAAGCCATTTCACAAGCCCTTATAGATCCTTTAGCAGGTCTCGAAGTTGATAGGCCAACAGTAATCTCACATCAGAAACTTCTGGAAGAGGAAGCATACAAAATTAATCATGCCACCATTCCAGAAAAGGGTGAAAGGGGTAAAGCTTGGTTATGGCTATATAATGGCGCACATCCTTTTGCCCGCAGCATGAAAGCTTGCGGCCGCATTATTGTAAACAATGATGGGCGTTATCTTGTTCCAATTTACGAATTTAGCGATATGTGTAACCTCCGACAACAGGAGGAAATGACACAACGTCTCGCTAAAATATTAAATGCTCAGCTTGGTATTGATTGTGGCTATTTTTCAGTCCTAGGCCATGAAAATCCAGACTATGTACCTTTTTATTGTAACGCACCTCTCGAAAACGATTTTGTTTACAATAAAAATTGGTAA